Below is a window of Nocardia asteroides DNA.
TCGGCGCGCCCGGGATCCGGTGCGCCGTACGGCAATGCGCGGGCGCAGCGGCCGCGGGATGCCGACGGTGGACGGTCGAAGGTGGCCGAGGACTACCTGGGCCGGAAACGGAAGTCCCGGTGGGAGGCCTCGCCGGTGGCGTGGCTGGCGTTGCTGGTCCTGCTCGGGCTGGTGGGATGGATGATCGTCGGCACGGTGACCGGGCCCGACAGCACCGGCTCGGCCGAAGTCCCCGCCTCGGAATCGGCTGTGCCCACGACGACCTCGACCGCGCAGCGCCCGTACACCCCGAGCACGACGCCGACCACCAGCGACCGCACGGTCATCGGCGCCAATGCCGCCCAGCTCAGCGAACAGTTCCCGCGCATGCTGCCGCAGACCAGCGCGAGCACCCTGGTGCACGCCGGTTCCGGGCTCGGCGGCGCGGGCTGTTTCGCCTACGACCGGACGACCGCGAGCCGCGACTCCGACGACGCCGACATGGGCGACTGGGTGGTCATGTGGCACTGCTTCGGCGGCGGCAACAAGGCGACCTACGAGTTCTTCCTCTACCCGAGCGCCGACCAGGCGCGCCAGGCTGTCGCGGCCCTGCCCGCCAACGACACCCGCGCCGCGCCACACTCCGGCCACAGCTACACGAACTTCGTGCTGCACGACAGTCAGCCGAGGTCGCCGCGCATGGTCACCCGCTTCGACAGCGACCCGGCCCGTGCCGCGATGCTCATGTACAGCCGGGGTTTCATCGCCGACGAGGCGCAGATGCTGGCCTGGTGGCAGGCCGCGCCGCTGAGCTAGGCCGCCGTCAGCGTGTAGTGCACGAAGTCGCGCACGGGCTCGAAGCCGATCGCCTGGTAGATCTTGTTCGACGTGGGATTGGCAGTGTCGGTGAACAGGCAGACATCGGCGCCCTCGGCCCGGATCACGGCCGACACCGTGGCCGTGAGCGCGCTGGCGTATCCGTTGCCGCGCAGTAGCGGTGGCGTATAGACGGGCCCGATCCTGGCCCAGCCCAGGATCTCGCTCTGCCGCGCGACGAGCGCCACCGGCGTGTGGTCGCGCTCCCACAGCCACCACAGCCCGGCCTGGATCCGACGCCGGACGGCGGTCTCGTCCAGCCGGGGCGGATCGCCGATCTCGGCGTAGAAGGCTTCGATGAACACCCGGCACAGCCCGAGATCGGCCATGATCGCCTGGCGCGGCTCGCCGGGAACCTCGGGCACGGCCAGGGTTCCGAGGCGGAACAGCCGGGCTCCGTACAACTCGGCGAAGGAGCCGCCGGACCGAGTGGACCAGTGCCGCGCGAAGGCCGTCGCGGCCACGTCGACGCCCTCGACGCTCGTCGGCGCAGGTTCCTCGGCGTGAAAGGCATCGGCGACGGCAGCCATGCTGTGCGGGGGCAGTTCACCCAGGTAGACGTTGCCGCCGTAGGAGCTCTGCGCGACGCCGACGACCTCACCCGCGTCGTCGCGCACCGACAGGAACCGGGTCTCCGCGCCGCCGGCGCGGCCGCCGAGCACATTGGCGGCACCGGTCGCGATCACCGTATGGCGTAAGGGGTCTCGACGCAGAAAGGGTTCCGCGTCGGCCAGGAAGCGGGCGGCGTCGCCGGTGATATCGATGCGCACGCCTTCGACCGTAGGCCTCGAGCGGCCGGTTCGCAGCTGAATTACAGGGCTGATCAGTCCTTTTCGCGCGCGTCGCGATCGGT
It encodes the following:
- a CDS encoding GNAT family N-acetyltransferase; translated protein: MRIDITGDAARFLADAEPFLRRDPLRHTVIATGAANVLGGRAGGAETRFLSVRDDAGEVVGVAQSSYGGNVYLGELPPHSMAAVADAFHAEEPAPTSVEGVDVAATAFARHWSTRSGGSFAELYGARLFRLGTLAVPEVPGEPRQAIMADLGLCRVFIEAFYAEIGDPPRLDETAVRRRIQAGLWWLWERDHTPVALVARQSEILGWARIGPVYTPPLLRGNGYASALTATVSAVIRAEGADVCLFTDTANPTSNKIYQAIGFEPVRDFVHYTLTAA